A stretch of DNA from Arthrobacter globiformis:
CTGGATCAGCGGGATTGCGCCGTAGATGTTGTTCACCAGGATGAAGAAGAACAGGCTGAACAGCAGCGGGACGTACTTGATGAAGTCCCTGCCGCCGATGATGTCCTTGGCGATGCTGTTGCGGACGAAGCCGTAGGCGGCTTCACCTGCGAACTGCAGCTTGCCGGGAACGAGCTGCTGCTTCCGCGCAGCGAGCACAAAGAATGTGGCGATAATGACGACGGACAGGATAACCAGCAGCATCTGCTTGGAGAATCCGTCTGCCGCACCCCACGGCAGGATTGCCGGCAGGTGCATTTCTTCAATTCCGGGAGGTGTGAACTCTCCTGAATTTTGGGCCGGGAGCGCAAGCGCGATCAACGCGTTTCCTCTCTGCAGTGTCCATCGTTGGGCGTTGGTCGGGTTCCGGCGCGCGTCATGCTTGCCCTCCCCCTCGTGAAATTATTTGGCATTACTGTTCCCGTCCTCGGACGGGCCGCTGGCTGCACTGTTCCCACCAGCTGGTTTCCTTGAACTGGTGAGGCCGTGCATATGGGACAGATAGAACCCTCCCGCTGCTCCAAGCAGAGCGCCTGCGAGCACAATCCAGCGGGTTCCCCACAGATAATCCAGTCCCCAGCCTATCAAACTCCAGACGATGATTCCGCCAATTATGTAGCTAAAGACGGCCATTCCAGCGTTGTAACCGCCGTCGGAATTTTCGCCGGGTACAGCCGCAGGACCGGGCGTCGGTTCGGGTGCTCCGGGCTCGTTTTTCCCGGGGTGTTTGTCCTTGGACATCAGCGCTTCCCCCCGTTCCCGTTGGCGTCGCCGTCCGGTTCGGGGTCGTTGAAGATCTGCAGCCGGGCTTTGCTGAAACCGTAGATCTCAGCCGCCTGCCATGTGACCACGGCCACGACGGCGCCGATAACGAACCAGCGGCCGTGCAGCCAGCCGGGAGCACCGACAGCGAACAGCACCACGGCGAAACCGATGACCTTGACGAAGTAAGTCGCCACGAACAGGCCAACGGCACCCGAGGGGTTGTTGCGCCCCACGAAGTGTCCGATCAACAGGCTGATCGCGAAGAATACGACCACCAGCAGGCCGCCGAGGCTGCTGGACACAACGCCGGTCCAGCCGTTCAGCAAGGCAGCCACCACGCCGGTCAGGACCAGGGCGCCGCCGGCGACTGCAGAACTCAGTCCAAGCAGACCGAGCCAGAGCGACCGCGTGGGCCCGGAGACGCCAACGGGTCCTTTGCCGGACACAGGTCCGGGCTCGGCGTTGGAGGTCATGCGAACCCAATCTTCGGGGCAGGGTGGAGTGGTGCAGGAAAAGCCTGCACCTGAATTCTACACGAGATAGAAATTTTCCAAAAAGCGTGTATTACTCCGGCGCCTGTCCCATTCTGGTGTTCTCGCCGCGGCGGCTCAGGTACGGCCAGGCCGTGACCAGGCCCATGATCAGCGTGGCGGCGACCATTACTGCCAGCACGACCTGCCAGGGGTAGACGGCAAAGGCCAGGCCGCCGAAGGACAGCACTGCCGCCCACAAATACAGGAGCATGACCGCGGTGCGGTGGGAGTAACCGATGTCCATGAGTTTGTGGTGCAGATGCCCGCGGTCGGCGGACCATGGTGAACGGCCGACGGCGGTGCGCCGCACCACCGCGAGGCACAGGTCCAGGAGCGGCAGGAACAGCACGGCAAACGGCAGCAGGATGGGGATGATCGTGGGAATACCGTTGACGCGGTCATAAAGCCCAGATGTGATCTGACCGGTGGAGACCACACCGGCCGACGCCATCAGCAGGCCTATCAGCATGGCGCCGGAATCGCCCATGAAGATCTTTGAGGGAAACCAGTTGTGTGGCAGAAAGCCCAGGCAACTGCCCACGAGGACTGCAGTCAGCAGCGTGGCGAGGTCAGAACGGTCCAGGATCGGCGCGTTGCGGTGGACCCAGTAAGCGGTGAGGAAGAAGGCAGACCCGCCGATGATGGCTACCCCCGCTGCCAGCCCGTCCAGCCCGTCTATGAAGTTGAACGCGTTCATCGTGACGACGATGAGGCCTGTGGTGAGGACGATGTTGATCGGGTCCGAGTCGAAGCGGATCGGCTCCGGAATGAACGGGATGATGGTCATGCGCACACCCCAGACGGCCACCACGAGCGCGGCGAAAGCCTGCCCGATCAGCTTGACCCACCAGCGAAGGTCCAGGAGGTCGTCCGCCACTCCCACCAGCACGATGACGGCAGCACCCGCCAGCACACCCCACGGAGCGCCGTTGTTCCGGAAGATGTCCTTGACGAAGAAGGACTGGCTTGCCACGGCCAGCGCCACCAGCACGCCGGCGAAAATCCCCAGCCCGCCGAGCCGCGAGACCGGGCTGGAATGCATGTCCCGGCTGCGGATCGGGGCGAACAGCTCAAGCCGGTTGCCGACCAGCCGCGCACCCCAGGTTGCCCCGTAGGAGACGATCGCCGCTGTCAGCATCATGGACAGGTACATGATCATGGCGCGGCCACCGTTCCTGTGGCACTGTGCCAGCTGGTGCAGTGCTTGCTGCTGACGCAGCGCACGACGCTGCCGCGGTGCAAGCTGGAATGCTGCGGGCTATACGGATGCGGATTCGGGGTCAGGCCGGGCGGACCATGCGGGCTCGTTGGGTGTGGATCTGACGTGCAATAAATGAAACTTCTCCGTCGCCATGCGCACAGACAGGCAGTGCATAGTGCCTGACGGGGCTGTATTACAGTGGACTCTAGTCAAGATACTAACGCCAACGGGTACATCGCTTCGCGTCACACGGCCTTACGCCGGCGGGAAACTTGCCGACGGCTGTGCTGAAAGGATCCCCGCAATGCCAGTGTCGGTCGCAGTTGCCGCCGTGACGTTTGACCGTCCCCATGAGCTCGCCGTCCTGCTGAAAGCCATCAATGGGCAGACGGCTCCCGTGTCCACAATCTGCCTCGTTGACAGCGGCACGGCGCCGGCAAAGGACGTCGCCGACCAGCATGCAAATGTGGACTACATCCGTTCGGAAGCCAACCTCGGTGGTGCCGGCGGCTTCTCCCTTGCGGCGCTCAAGGCCGTGGCCAGCGGCGCCGACTGGGTCTGGATGATGGACGACGACGCCGAACCGGCGGATGCCGAGTGCCTGGCCACGCTGATCCGGGAAGCGGAGGCACGGGACCTGGAGGCTGTTGTCCCCCTGGTGGTGGCTCCGGGGCATCCCGACCAGCTTTCCTTCTTCTTCAGGCTGGACGGCAAGGTCTCCCACGACCGGGCCGCGCTGGAAAAGGTCGGGTTCCTACCGAACGACGGCCACTTCTTCAACGGTGCGCTCATCCGCTCCGATGTCTTCTTCAAGGTGGGCCTGCCGGACATGCGCCTCTTCATCCGCGGCGACGAGGTGGACTTCACCATCCGGCTGCGCAAGGCAGGCATCCGTTTCGGGACCGTCACCACGGCGGCGATCATGCACCCGCACGCGTTTTCCGAAACGAAGCACGTATTCGGGGCCCGCTGGCACGTCATCGTCCCGGAGGGCGCCTTCAAGCGCTACTACTACTACCGCAACCGCGGCTACCTGATTCGCCGCCATTTCCGCGTGAAGTCCCTGGTGGCCGATGTGGGCGGCTACCTCGGCTATTTCCTCCGCCGGGGCGATCTCCGCGGGCTCGCGGACTGGTTCCGGGCCTTCTCCACGGGGCTCCGCGGCAAGGGCTTTGGCCCGCTGAAGGACCAGAAGTTCTAACGCAGGGGGCCGGGCGGCCTGTTTTGCCCGGCCTGTTTTGCCCGGCCTGTCAGCCGTGTTCTGTCAGCCCTGGTCTGTCAGCCTTGGCCGCGCAGCCGGCGCCGCAGCAGCAGTCCCAGCAGGACCCACGGCTCGCCAAACACCCGGTACGCGACGCGGCGCGGGTGCAGCAGCAGCCGCCAGGCCCACTCCAGGCCGAGCCGGCCAAGCCAACGGGGCGCCAGCTTCTGGATGCCGGCGATCTGCTCGATGGCTCCCCCGACGGCGCAATACACCGCGGGCGGGAGCGACGGCAGGCGGCGCCACAGCACCTCTTCCTGCAACGGCATGCCAAGGCCGATCAGCACCAGCTGCGGCTGGACTTCCGCAAGCCACGCCGCGGCCTTCTCTTCCAAATCCGAATCCCAGCCCTCCCCCGGCATTCCGGAGACAGCAGCGCCCGGCACGATGCCCTGCAGCTTCTCCACGGCCTTGGCGTTGGCCGTCGCCCCGGCCCCAAGGACGGCGATGCGGTGGAGGCCGTCCAACCGGCCCAGCGCGGGAATCCAGTCCGTCGAACCAAGACGGTAGTCCATGACGGGCCGCGTGTCCCGGCCCGTCTTTGCCTGACCCGTCTTTGCCCGGCCCCTCCCCCACAGCCAGAGGACAGGCGCACCGTCGAGAAGGACAACGTCACTGTTCTCGTAGAACTTCCTGAACTCGGGTTCGGAGTGGAAAAGCGTCACGCTGTGGAGATTGTGTCCGACGACGGTCCTGGTGGTGCCGTCAGCCACGAATCTGTCGAGGACTGCGGTGAGTCCGTCGACGTCCAGGGGCGTGGCATCCACTCCGAGGACCGGTATCGGTTGCCTCTGCAGCGTCATTCGGCGCTTGCGGGCTTTTCGCCGGCGTCGGGCTGCACCCGAGCATCCGCAGCGGCGGGCTCGGCGTCGTCTTGGGATACCTCGGCGTCGTCCTGGGAAACCTCAGGCTCATCCGCCGCGTTGCCGTTGATGTCGAGAACTCCGGGAACCACCCCGCGCAGCCGCTCAATGCTGATGGCCCCATCACGGACCACGCGCAGCGGCAACGAGGTGGCATCAACGATGGTGGACGGCCGGGCGTCGGTTCCCTCGACGGGCCGGAAGCCGCCTTCAAGGTAGACCTCCACGGACTCCGCGAGCTGGGACCGTGCTTCGAAGGCTGTCTGCGCCGGAGCCTGGCCCGTCCTGTTTGCCGAGGACACGGCGAGGGGGCCGGTAACCGTCAGCAGGTCGATTGCCACCTCATCGTCCGGAATGCGAAGGGCGACGGTGCCCTTGGTCTCGCCCAGGTCCCAGTCGAGGGACGGCTGGGCGTGGAAGATGAGGGTCAGGCCGCCGGGCCAGAAGGCCTCGGCAAGGTCGCGGGCATCCGGATAGACATCGGTGGCCAGCCCGTCGAGCGCGTTGAGGCGCGGAATCAGGACGGGCGGCGGCATGTTCCGGCCGCGGCCCTTGGAGACCAGCAGCATGGTGACGGCCTGCGGGGAAAAAGCATCGGCAGCGATTCCGTAGACGGTGTCCGTGGGAAGGACAACGCACTTCTTCTCGAGGATCGCCCGCCGCGCGTGGGCGATTCCGGCGGTCCGCTCGTCGTCGGCCGTGCAGTTGTACGTAGTGGTCACTGCCTCATTCTTTCATTACTCCGCGGGCGGGAAAGCAAGAACGGCGCTGGTGGCGCGTTCCTTGCCGTTAAGGTCAAAATGCGTGGTGACGTCAGTCCAGAGCCCCGTTCGCTTCAGCATCGCCGATATCCAGCCGGCCTGGACTTCGGCGTGTTCCATCACGAAGTAGCCGCCGGGAACCAGGAGCCGTGCCGCCGAGGCGGCGGCCGCCGTCGGCAGTTCCATGCCGTCCGCTCCGCCGCCGTAGAGCGCTTCCGGAGGGTCGTGGAGCGCCACTTCCGGTTCATTGGGGATGGCTTCGGCGGGGATGTACGGCGGGTTGGACACCACGACGTCGAACGTTCCGTTCTGTTCCGGCATCGCGTTCCGCAGGTCCCCCAGCAGCAGAGTGACCCCCAGCGGCCGGAGATTCTTCGCCGCCCAGGCGTGCGCGAATTCACTGAACTCCACCGCGTAAACCTCGGCCTCGGGCACCTCGTGCGCGATTGATCCGGCGATGGCACCGGAGCCGGTGCCAAGATCCACCACTTTGGGGCGGACCACGCCGGCACGTTCCAGTGCCTGCAGCCGGTCGATGACCAGCTGCACCACGGACTCGGTCTCCGGGCGGGGAATGAAGACGCCGGGGCCAACCGCGAGCTGGAGGTAGCGGAAGTGCGCCACGCCGGTGATGTGCTGGAGCGGAATCCGCGTGGCGCGCTCGGCAACGAGTTCGGCGTAGCCCGCCGGAGCCGGCGCATCACCGAGCATCATGGCCCGGAGCCGGCCCAGGCCGACGCCCAGCAAATGGTCGGCCAGCAACTCGGCATCCACCCGGGGGCTGGGCACGCCAGCCTCGGTCAGGCGTTCCGTCGCCTCGCGGACCGCAGCAGCCAGGGACTGGGCAGGCTGCTCCGAAGTGTGCTCGGACGTCATGTGATCCCGGGGCTCCTAGTCGCCGATGGCGTCCAAGCGCGCCTGCTCGTCCATCTCGATGGCGGACTGGATGACCGGCTCGAGGTCACCGTTCATGACCTGGTCAAGGTTGTAGGCCTTGTAGCCGGTACGGTGGTCGGCGATCCGGTTTTCCGGGTAGTTGTACGTGCGGATCCGCTCCGACCGGTCCATGGTACGGATCTGCGACTTGCGCTGGGCCGAATTCTCGGCGTCGATCTGCTCCTGCTGGTGCGCGAGGATCCGGGCGCGCAGCACGCGCATGCCGGCTTCGCGGTTCTGCAGCTGCGACTTCTCGTTCTGCATGGCCACCACAATCCCAGTGGGAAGGTGGGTGATGCGGACCGCGGAGTCAGTGGTATTGACGGACTGGCCGCCAGGACCTGAGGACCGGTAGACGTCGATCTTGAGGTCGTTCTGGTTGATTTCAAGCTCTTCGGGCTCATCCACCTCGGGCAGGACCAGGACACCCGCGGCCGACGTGTGGATGCGGCCCTGGGACTCCGTCACGGGCACACGCTGCACACGGTGCACACCGCCCTCGAACTTCAGCCGTGCGTAGACCCCTTCGGCGGGATCGTTCGAGCTGCCCTTGACGGCCATCTGGACGTCCTTGTAGCCGCCGAGATCCGATTCCGTGGCCGAGATAAGTTCGGTCTTCCACCCACGGGATTCCGCGTAGCGGGTGTACATCCGCAGGAGATCACCGGCGAACAGCGCAGCCTCATCGCCGCCTTCGCCGCCCTTGACCTCAAGGATCACGTTGCGTGCATCGTCCGGGTCCCGCGGAATGAGCAGCCGGCGCAGCCGCGCCGCCGCGGTCTCCAGGGCTTCCTCCAGTTCAGGCACCTCGGCAGCAAAGTCAGGGTCCTCGTCAGCCATCTCCTTGGCAGCCGCGAGGTCATCCCGAAGAGCCTCCCATTTGTGGTAGGCGTCCACAATGCCATTCAACTGAGCAGACCGCCGCCCCAGCTTCCGCGCCAGCTTCTGGTCAGCATAAACAGCCGGATCCCCCAGCTGCGCCTGGATAGCATCATGCTCATCCAACAGGCCCTGTACGGACTCAAACATTTTCAAAACCTCTTTCGACTTGTAACCAAGTCTAGTGATGGACCGCAGGTGGGGAGTTAACGACGAAGCCGCACGGATTTTTCCGCCCCGGGAGTGGCATCGGGCCTGCCGGAGCTGGGAGGCTCGCGATCGAAGATCGCAAGCCTCCCAGCGTAGGGGCGGGGGCGGAAAATCCGTGCGGCGCCAGCGCGCGGAACCGCCAGAAACCAGCGGTTACGCGACGCTATTTGTCGTTATCCGACTTCGCACCAAGCGTCGTCTTCTGAACCTGCATGAGGAACTCGACGTTGCTCTGGGTCTCGCGGATCTTGTTGGTCAGGAGTTCCAGGCTCTGCTGGGTCTCAAGGCCAGAGAGGACGCGGCGCAGCTTCCACATGATCTTGACCTCTTCGGCCGAGAGCAGGTTTTCTTCGCGGCGCGTGCCGGAGGCGTTGACGTCCACGGCGGGGAAGATGCGCTTGTCCGCCAGCTGGCGGGACAGGCGGAGCTCCATGTTGCCGGTGCCCTTGAACTCTTCGAAGATGACCTCGTCCATCTTGGATCCGGTCTCCACGAGGGCCGTCGCCAGGATGGTCAGCGAGCCGCCGTTTTCGATGTTGCGGGCAGCACCGAAGAACCGCTTGGGCGGGTACAGTGCAGCGGAGTCCACACCACCGGACAGGATGCGGCCGGAGGCCGGCGCTGCCAGGTTGTAGGCGCGGCCCAGACGGGTCATGGAGTCCAGCAGCACCACGACGTCCATGCCCATTTCCACGAGGCGCTTGGCGCGTTCGATGGAGAGTTCGGCCACGGTGGTGTGGTCGTCGGCGGGACGGTCGAAGGTGGAGGCAATGACCTCGCCCTTGACGGTGCGCTGCATGTCCGTGACTTCTTCGGGCCGTTCGTCCACCAGCACCATCATGAGGTGGACCTCAGGGTTGTTGGTGGTGATCGCGTTGGCGATGGACTGCAGGATGAGCGTCTTGCCGGCCTTGGGCGGGGAGACGATCAGGCCACGCTGGCCCTTGCCGATCGGGGCAACCAGGTCGATGACGCGGGGGCCGATCTTCTTGGGATCGGTCTCGAGGCGCAGGCGTTCGGACGGGTACAACGGAACCAGCTTGGCGAACTCCACGCGGTCCTTGAGGTCCTCGCCGGTCTTGCCGTTCACGGAGGTGACGCGGACCAGCGCGTTGAACTTCTGGCGGGCGGACTGCTGGCCGCGGTCTTCGCCGTCGCGCGGTGCGCGGATGGCGCCAACGACGGCGTCGCCCTTGCGCAGGTTGTACTTCTTGACCTGGGCCAGGGAAACGTACACGTCGTTCGGGCCCGGGAGGTAACCGGAGGTGCGGATGAACGCGTAGTTTTCGAGGACATCCAGGATGCCGGCCACCGGCAGCAGCACGTCGTCGTCAGTGACCTCGACGTCGTCGACGTCCGGTCCCTGGGCGCGTCCCCGACGGCGGTCGTTGCGGTCGCGGAAGCGGTCGTTGCGCGAGTTGTCGCGGCTGTCAGAACGCTCGTTGCGGTCGTTCCGGTCGCGGCGGTTCCGCCGGTTGCGGCGGCTGCCGCCGTCGTCGTCGGCGTCGCGGGTGTCGTCGCGGCGGTTATCGTCACGCCGGCTGTCGTCACGGCGGTTGTCGCGTCCGCCAGCTTCGCCGGCGTCACGGCCACCGCGGCCGCGGGCGTCCCGGCGTTCGCGCTGCCCGGCTTCGCCTTCGGGTGCCTGCTCGCGAGCCTCGGCACCGCGTGCTTCAGTGCCGCGGGTTTCAGCACCGCGGGTTTCAGCACCGCGGGCCTCGGGGGCAGCTTCGGCCGGAGCAGCGGGTGCCTCGGCGGGAGCCGCTGCGGCTGCTTCGCCACGGCGGCGGTTGCGGGTGCGCGGCTGGCGGCGTTCTGCGCCTTCTGCCTCGGTGGAAGCTGCGCCCTCGGCGGCCGGAGCGGCGGCGGGTGCCTCGGCAGCGGCCGGTGC
This window harbors:
- a CDS encoding MraY family glycosyltransferase: MIMYLSMMLTAAIVSYGATWGARLVGNRLELFAPIRSRDMHSSPVSRLGGLGIFAGVLVALAVASQSFFVKDIFRNNGAPWGVLAGAAVIVLVGVADDLLDLRWWVKLIGQAFAALVVAVWGVRMTIIPFIPEPIRFDSDPINIVLTTGLIVVTMNAFNFIDGLDGLAAGVAIIGGSAFFLTAYWVHRNAPILDRSDLATLLTAVLVGSCLGFLPHNWFPSKIFMGDSGAMLIGLLMASAGVVSTGQITSGLYDRVNGIPTIIPILLPFAVLFLPLLDLCLAVVRRTAVGRSPWSADRGHLHHKLMDIGYSHRTAVMLLYLWAAVLSFGGLAFAVYPWQVVLAVMVAATLIMGLVTAWPYLSRRGENTRMGQAPE
- a CDS encoding glycosyltransferase, encoding MPVSVAVAAVTFDRPHELAVLLKAINGQTAPVSTICLVDSGTAPAKDVADQHANVDYIRSEANLGGAGGFSLAALKAVASGADWVWMMDDDAEPADAECLATLIREAEARDLEAVVPLVVAPGHPDQLSFFFRLDGKVSHDRAALEKVGFLPNDGHFFNGALIRSDVFFKVGLPDMRLFIRGDEVDFTIRLRKAGIRFGTVTTAAIMHPHAFSETKHVFGARWHVIVPEGAFKRYYYYRNRGYLIRRHFRVKSLVADVGGYLGYFLRRGDLRGLADWFRAFSTGLRGKGFGPLKDQKF
- a CDS encoding WecB/TagA/CpsF family glycosyltransferase — translated: MTLQRQPIPVLGVDATPLDVDGLTAVLDRFVADGTTRTVVGHNLHSVTLFHSEPEFRKFYENSDVVLLDGAPVLWLWGRGRAKTGQAKTGRDTRPVMDYRLGSTDWIPALGRLDGLHRIAVLGAGATANAKAVEKLQGIVPGAAVSGMPGEGWDSDLEEKAAAWLAEVQPQLVLIGLGMPLQEEVLWRRLPSLPPAVYCAVGGAIEQIAGIQKLAPRWLGRLGLEWAWRLLLHPRRVAYRVFGEPWVLLGLLLRRRLRGQG
- a CDS encoding L-threonylcarbamoyladenylate synthase, whose product is MTTTYNCTADDERTAGIAHARRAILEKKCVVLPTDTVYGIAADAFSPQAVTMLLVSKGRGRNMPPPVLIPRLNALDGLATDVYPDARDLAEAFWPGGLTLIFHAQPSLDWDLGETKGTVALRIPDDEVAIDLLTVTGPLAVSSANRTGQAPAQTAFEARSQLAESVEVYLEGGFRPVEGTDARPSTIVDATSLPLRVVRDGAISIERLRGVVPGVLDINGNAADEPEVSQDDAEVSQDDAEPAAADARVQPDAGEKPASAE
- the prmC gene encoding peptide chain release factor N(5)-glutamine methyltransferase: MTSEHTSEQPAQSLAAAVREATERLTEAGVPSPRVDAELLADHLLGVGLGRLRAMMLGDAPAPAGYAELVAERATRIPLQHITGVAHFRYLQLAVGPGVFIPRPETESVVQLVIDRLQALERAGVVRPKVVDLGTGSGAIAGSIAHEVPEAEVYAVEFSEFAHAWAAKNLRPLGVTLLLGDLRNAMPEQNGTFDVVVSNPPYIPAEAIPNEPEVALHDPPEALYGGGADGMELPTAAAASAARLLVPGGYFVMEHAEVQAGWISAMLKRTGLWTDVTTHFDLNGKERATSAVLAFPPAE
- the prfA gene encoding peptide chain release factor 1, which encodes MFESVQGLLDEHDAIQAQLGDPAVYADQKLARKLGRRSAQLNGIVDAYHKWEALRDDLAAAKEMADEDPDFAAEVPELEEALETAAARLRRLLIPRDPDDARNVILEVKGGEGGDEAALFAGDLLRMYTRYAESRGWKTELISATESDLGGYKDVQMAVKGSSNDPAEGVYARLKFEGGVHRVQRVPVTESQGRIHTSAAGVLVLPEVDEPEELEINQNDLKIDVYRSSGPGGQSVNTTDSAVRITHLPTGIVVAMQNEKSQLQNREAGMRVLRARILAHQQEQIDAENSAQRKSQIRTMDRSERIRTYNYPENRIADHRTGYKAYNLDQVMNGDLEPVIQSAIEMDEQARLDAIGD
- the rho gene encoding transcription termination factor Rho; amino-acid sequence: MTETTELSPAVDTPSSTSGSLTEAPAKSSGLAGLKLAQLQALASQLGISGGSRMRKGDLVTAISAHRAGTSATVTKAPARTAAKAAGTSPAAPAAETAAAAPAAEAAEAPAQETRTRGRGRSRRAVSDGIIAAPAAETAAAEAPAVAPAAEAPAAAEAPAAAPAAEGAASTEAEGAERRQPRTRNRRRGEAAAAAPAEAPAAPAEAAPEARGAETRGAETRGTEARGAEAREQAPEGEAGQRERRDARGRGGRDAGEAGGRDNRRDDSRRDDNRRDDTRDADDDGGSRRNRRNRRDRNDRNERSDSRDNSRNDRFRDRNDRRRGRAQGPDVDDVEVTDDDVLLPVAGILDVLENYAFIRTSGYLPGPNDVYVSLAQVKKYNLRKGDAVVGAIRAPRDGEDRGQQSARQKFNALVRVTSVNGKTGEDLKDRVEFAKLVPLYPSERLRLETDPKKIGPRVIDLVAPIGKGQRGLIVSPPKAGKTLILQSIANAITTNNPEVHLMMVLVDERPEEVTDMQRTVKGEVIASTFDRPADDHTTVAELSIERAKRLVEMGMDVVVLLDSMTRLGRAYNLAAPASGRILSGGVDSAALYPPKRFFGAARNIENGGSLTILATALVETGSKMDEVIFEEFKGTGNMELRLSRQLADKRIFPAVDVNASGTRREENLLSAEEVKIMWKLRRVLSGLETQQSLELLTNKIRETQSNVEFLMQVQKTTLGAKSDNDK